One genomic window of Sediminispirochaeta bajacaliforniensis DSM 16054 includes the following:
- a CDS encoding NADase-type glycan-binding domain-containing protein, which yields MKKLILILSFIPFWFLQNVYGEDKEIWMFPPSSYIQGLDEVTELFSFTSDSLNIQNLEGLKEEDGLYPYFVCDSENFYICEGRKETRIALSSLQTDENLYQRYWDGDTREVAIMGGGYFATTRTNNSYYQKTIQRIEDARTFLLRDTPEDIDEELFDTTFILPQVISRISLSVPFLKEAVRGEEVVYDDDMLKYRWFYSFPSRARVAMYFVNDSSPMVEGAAGNGEGVSIDIDFHVPVDNVVVLNGFVDLERPHLYKRNARMKTVRVSGEGFDDFEYTFEDYVHFAQIDFPQEVKSVRLTVQDVYDGEKWDDMAISGLFVNPDILHTRNSGLALEYLEEAKGRYEAQ from the coding sequence ATGAAAAAGCTGATTTTAATCCTATCTTTTATTCCATTCTGGTTTCTACAGAATGTTTACGGAGAGGATAAGGAAATATGGATGTTTCCCCCCAGTTCGTATATCCAGGGTCTTGATGAAGTGACAGAGCTATTTAGTTTTACTAGTGATTCACTAAATATTCAGAACTTAGAGGGATTGAAAGAAGAGGACGGGTTATATCCGTATTTTGTTTGTGACAGCGAGAATTTTTACATATGTGAAGGAAGGAAAGAGACCCGTATAGCCTTATCATCCTTACAGACAGATGAGAATCTTTACCAGAGATACTGGGATGGAGATACCCGTGAAGTAGCGATTATGGGCGGCGGGTACTTTGCGACAACACGTACAAATAATTCTTATTATCAAAAGACAATACAGAGAATTGAGGATGCAAGGACTTTTCTTCTTCGGGATACCCCTGAAGATATCGATGAGGAATTGTTTGATACAACATTCATTTTACCCCAGGTAATCAGCAGGATATCCCTGTCTGTGCCTTTTCTGAAGGAAGCCGTAAGAGGAGAGGAAGTAGTCTATGATGATGATATGCTGAAGTATCGTTGGTTTTACAGTTTTCCAAGTAGAGCAAGAGTCGCGATGTATTTTGTGAACGATTCCAGCCCGATGGTAGAGGGAGCTGCGGGGAACGGAGAAGGGGTAAGTATTGATATAGATTTCCATGTACCGGTAGATAATGTTGTGGTCTTAAACGGTTTTGTGGATCTTGAAAGGCCGCATCTGTATAAGCGTAATGCGCGAATGAAAACCGTAAGGGTAAGCGGAGAGGGGTTTGATGATTTTGAGTATACGTTTGAGGATTATGTGCATTTTGCCCAGATAGATTTTCCCCAAGAAGTTAAGAGCGTTCGATTAACGGTACAGGATGTGTATGATGGAGAAAAATGGGACGATATGGCAATTTCTGGTCTGTTTGTGAATCCTGATATATTGCATACCCGAAACAGTGGTTTGGCGTTAGAGTATCTTGAAGAAGCGAAAGGCCGTTATGAGGCCCAATAG